One window of Desulfovibrio subterraneus genomic DNA carries:
- a CDS encoding glycosyltransferase family 9 protein, which translates to MSAKPILVLQMQRMGDLVLTFPLLLWLQHQYPGHPIWVVAERTFFEGLMPLSPHVTYFPREAAPLLAKEEYSLVINLSHRPEAAALAGALHCEHLAGPATTAAGTTYIHGKWQLYRASLVHNNRHNLFHWADLNGLDTVPAALIRSSRWPDPETDRTDATKVGVFLGASDPAKRPTVEAWSSLVTALLKRGMKPVLLGGKADMPLGSAVAHKTGTAALNLCGRFSLSEFSTLIRTLRCLITPDTGPMHVAAWTGTPTLNLSMGYVHPWETGPYQPGHHVLRSSISCNGCWQCKHPSFLCHKTFSMERVAALTHALSKKDGTEDISVTPAGQRLYTTTRGADGLYSLRHADGTEITSPRHRLALFWKAFFASEFGVTASHDAETAFRMLNSVSPQLVPVLKKQLLGISRDLLPAIKGKSSPAAAPDYWKQHPLFIRPLTGYMQLALFNQEFSGAAHADALSMIERLLGLAAG; encoded by the coding sequence ATGAGCGCAAAGCCCATTCTTGTTCTTCAAATGCAGCGCATGGGGGATCTGGTTCTCACCTTTCCCCTTCTGCTCTGGCTGCAGCACCAATACCCCGGCCACCCCATATGGGTAGTGGCGGAACGGACCTTCTTTGAAGGCCTCATGCCGCTGAGCCCGCATGTGACCTATTTCCCGCGGGAGGCTGCCCCCCTGCTCGCAAAGGAAGAGTACAGCCTCGTCATCAACCTGAGCCACAGGCCGGAAGCTGCCGCCCTTGCCGGCGCGCTGCACTGCGAACATCTTGCGGGTCCGGCAACCACTGCCGCCGGAACCACCTATATTCACGGCAAATGGCAACTGTACAGAGCCAGCCTTGTCCATAACAACAGGCACAACCTCTTTCACTGGGCAGACCTGAACGGGCTGGATACGGTTCCTGCCGCTCTCATCAGATCATCCCGCTGGCCGGACCCGGAAACGGACCGGACTGATGCGACCAAAGTGGGCGTGTTTCTCGGTGCCAGCGATCCGGCAAAGCGCCCAACCGTTGAGGCATGGTCATCTCTGGTGACCGCCCTGCTCAAGCGCGGCATGAAGCCGGTTCTGCTGGGCGGCAAGGCCGACATGCCGCTCGGAAGTGCCGTGGCCCACAAAACAGGTACGGCAGCACTGAACCTGTGCGGCAGGTTTTCCCTTTCCGAATTCTCGACCCTCATCAGAACGCTCCGCTGCCTCATAACGCCGGATACAGGCCCCATGCACGTTGCGGCATGGACAGGCACCCCCACGCTCAACCTCTCCATGGGTTATGTGCACCCATGGGAAACCGGCCCTTACCAGCCGGGGCATCATGTTCTGCGTTCCAGCATCAGCTGTAACGGCTGCTGGCAGTGCAAGCACCCATCCTTTCTCTGCCACAAGACATTTTCCATGGAACGTGTGGCGGCCCTTACGCACGCGCTTTCCAAAAAGGATGGTACTGAAGATATTTCCGTAACGCCTGCAGGGCAGAGGCTGTATACAACCACGCGCGGAGCGGACGGACTGTACAGCCTGCGCCATGCGGACGGCACGGAAATTACCTCCCCCAGACACCGGCTTGCCCTTTTCTGGAAGGCGTTTTTCGCCAGTGAGTTTGGGGTGACTGCCTCTCATGATGCCGAGACTGCATTCAGGATGCTCAACTCGGTCTCTCCGCAGCTCGTTCCTGTTCTGAAGAAGCAGCTGCTCGGCATAAGCAGAGACCTGCTTCCGGCCATTAAGGGCAAATCCTCCCCTGCCGCCGCTCCCGACTACTGGAAACAACATCCTCTCTTCATACGCCCGCTCACGGGCTACATGCAGCTTGCACTCTTCAATCAGGAATTTTCAGGCGCAGCGCATGCTGACGCACTCTCCATGATTGAACGACTTCTGGGCCTAGCCGCCGGCTAA
- a CDS encoding CgeB family protein — MQVSVSKDYQVRPVADNETLVDVQITRSGKTMPLLGPGGAEREMQLLRPFLSQEDRTGTLPVLLGSGMGHALQALLEQYDGPVAVVDNELPILHCTRLNQLPAQTGTSDAAHKGQHPGLLAEALSTGRILWIADDNPETVLAGLTKWQMEHGGKPLLALSHPFYLRLDRDYYGTIRDRLAASVRYDFWAKAAYPKFSGTAPRLLLITSQYFLMGEIVTACERLGYPYHLLTLSDDEVGHTEFVERLLKAVLEFKPDFAFTINHLGVDREGVLTDLLEKLQLPLASWFVDNPHLILYLYNRLISPWTAIFTWDTDNIASLQSMGFEHVRYLPLGTDPVRFAKPASVPAHHPLKRDISFVGNSMVYKVAHRMRAGRFPKPLLTTYRQVARDFAAHEERSVRQFLQHHHPALFTHFSELDTPERQLSYETMITWEATRQYRARCVEQTLPFSPLIVGDKGWRQTFRSTQHPWDLHPEIGYYDELPHFYPLSTINFNCTSKQMKGAVNQRVFDVPATGSFVLTDWREQMDELFVPGKEVICYHEPEEAPDLIRFYLHNEQARHTVISAARKRILAEHSYEQRVTDLAAAMRDIFG; from the coding sequence ATGCAGGTTTCCGTTTCAAAGGATTATCAGGTCCGGCCGGTAGCAGATAACGAAACGCTGGTTGATGTTCAGATCACACGTTCCGGTAAAACCATGCCCCTGCTCGGCCCCGGCGGAGCGGAAAGAGAAATGCAGTTGCTGCGCCCCTTCCTGTCGCAGGAAGACAGGACAGGCACGCTGCCCGTGCTGCTTGGCAGCGGAATGGGCCATGCCCTGCAAGCATTACTTGAACAATATGATGGCCCTGTTGCGGTTGTGGACAATGAACTGCCCATTCTGCACTGCACGCGCCTTAACCAGCTTCCGGCACAGACAGGGACATCAGATGCAGCGCATAAAGGCCAGCATCCCGGCCTTCTTGCAGAAGCCCTAAGCACAGGCCGGATTCTCTGGATTGCAGATGACAATCCGGAAACCGTGCTGGCGGGCCTGACAAAATGGCAGATGGAGCATGGCGGAAAACCGCTTCTGGCACTGTCCCATCCGTTCTATCTGCGTCTCGACCGGGACTATTACGGCACCATCCGCGACAGGCTGGCGGCAAGCGTCCGGTACGACTTCTGGGCCAAAGCCGCGTATCCCAAATTTTCCGGCACCGCACCGCGCCTGCTGCTCATCACCAGCCAGTATTTCCTCATGGGGGAGATCGTCACCGCCTGCGAACGGCTGGGATACCCCTACCACCTGCTGACCCTGAGCGATGACGAGGTGGGCCATACCGAATTCGTGGAACGCCTGCTCAAGGCCGTGCTGGAATTCAAGCCGGACTTCGCCTTTACCATCAACCACCTAGGGGTGGACCGCGAGGGTGTGCTCACCGACCTGCTGGAAAAGCTGCAGCTGCCCCTTGCCTCGTGGTTTGTGGATAACCCCCACCTTATCCTCTATCTGTACAACCGGCTCATCAGCCCGTGGACAGCCATTTTCACGTGGGATACGGACAACATAGCCTCCCTGCAATCCATGGGCTTCGAGCATGTCCGGTATCTCCCGCTCGGGACTGACCCTGTCAGGTTCGCAAAACCCGCCTCGGTGCCTGCGCACCACCCGCTCAAGCGCGACATATCCTTTGTGGGCAATTCGATGGTGTACAAAGTCGCCCACCGCATGAGGGCAGGACGCTTCCCCAAGCCGTTGCTCACAACGTACAGGCAGGTCGCGCGGGACTTTGCCGCACATGAAGAACGCTCCGTCCGCCAGTTCCTGCAACACCACCATCCCGCTCTCTTTACGCATTTCAGCGAGCTGGACACGCCCGAACGACAGCTTTCCTACGAGACAATGATCACATGGGAAGCAACACGCCAGTACCGCGCCCGCTGCGTGGAGCAGACCCTGCCCTTCTCCCCCCTCATTGTCGGCGACAAGGGGTGGCGGCAAACCTTCCGCTCTACGCAACACCCGTGGGACCTGCATCCGGAAATAGGCTATTACGACGAACTGCCCCACTTCTATCCGCTCTCGACCATCAACTTCAACTGCACCAGCAAGCAGATGAAGGGAGCAGTGAACCAGCGGGTGTTCGACGTTCCGGCCACAGGCTCTTTCGTGCTGACCGACTGGCGGGAACAGATGGATGAACTCTTCGTTCCCGGCAAAGAAGTCATCTGCTATCACGAGCCGGAAGAAGCCCCTGACCTCATCCGCTTTTACCTGCATAACGAGCAGGCCAGACACACCGTCATCTCTGCTGCGCGAAAACGCATTCTTGCGGAACATAGCTACGAACAACGCGTGACCGATCTGGCGGCTGCCATGCGCGACATATTCGGGTAG